A single region of the Nicotiana sylvestris chromosome 6, ASM39365v2, whole genome shotgun sequence genome encodes:
- the LOC104247791 gene encoding uncharacterized protein, with product MGTAGITVPLIQFKQVIRHWWYAQCCPKLKPMFQAVLAIITWELWKRRNAGKHEGSVSTNKVIHEINKKLHQLERVRYALMTNIPLLRLYIIQYFEGYKPIFITTRVTWQIPFHGWYKCNTDGASKGNLGPTSLGFCTRNNEGDMVYAMEVDLGVTTNVVAEVKAILQ from the coding sequence ATGGGGACTGCTGGAATTACTGTGCCATTGATTCAATTTAAGCAGGTTATAAGACATTGGTGGTATGCTCAATGTTGTCCAAAGCTAAAGCCAATGTTTCAAGCAGTACTAGCTATCATTACTTGGGAACTTTGGAAGAGAAGAAATGCAGGTAAACATGAGGGTTCAGTGTCGACAAATAAGGTGATTCATGAGATCAATAAGAAATTGCATCAACTGGAAAGGGTGAGGTATGCTTTGATGACTAATATTCCATTGTTACGGCTATACATAATTCAATATTTTGAAGGATATAAACCTATATTTATCACTACAAGAGTAACATGGCAGATTCCTTTTCATGGTTGGTACAAATGCAATACTGATGGAGCCTCAAAAGGAAATCTTGGTCCTACCTCATTAGGCTTTTGTACAAGGAATAATGAAGGTGATATGGTGTATGCAATGGAAGTAGACCTGGGGGTGACAACTAATGTGGTGGCTGAAGTTAAGGCTATTCTTCAATGA
- the LOC104247790 gene encoding bidirectional sugar transporter SWEET12-like, with the protein MADFSGHWAFTFGVLGNIVSFFVFLSPLPTFYKIYKKKSTEDYQSIPYVVALFSAMFWIYYAFLKSNTTLLITINSFGCFIETIYVGFYLFYAPKKARVQTVKLLLLSVFGGFGAIVLVTQLLFKGVVRVQVVGWICLVFSLCVFVSPLCIMRQVIKTKSVEYMPFFISVFLTLSAVTWFFYGLLLKDFNIAIPNVLGFIVGILQMVFYVIYYKKEEVIVKEHKFPEIQNHVIILHNDKNLPELTEEQIIDIVKLGSLISCTEIFNVASYLHENVAEAAKDHKKLPKLQAVEINLRLS; encoded by the exons ATGGCTGATTTTTCTGGTCACTGGGCTTTTACATTTGGTGTACTCG GAAATATTGTCTCCTTTTTCGTGTTCCTTTCTCCACT GCCaactttttataaaatatataagaAGAAATCAACAGAAGACTATCAATCAATTCCATACGTGGTTGCTCTATTCAGTGCAATGTTTTGGATTTACTATGCATTTCTCAAGTCCAACACCACCCTTCTCATCACTATAAACTCATTTGGCTGCTTCATTGAAACTATATACGTTGGGTTTTACCTTTTCTACGCACCCAAGAAAGCACGG GTCCAAACTGTAAAGCTACTGCTTTTATCAGTATTTGGAGGGTTTGGAGCTATTGTCCTTGTCACTCAGTTGCTATTCAAAGGAGTTGTTCGTGTCCAAGTTGTTGGATGGATTTGCCTTGTGTTTTCCTTATGTGTATTTGTATCCCCATTATGTATAATG AGACAAGTAATCAAAACAAAGAGTGTGGAATACATGCCATTTTTCATCTCTGTTTTTCTCACTTTAAGTGCTGTTACGTGGTTCTTCTATGGTCTTCTATTAAAAGACTTCAATATTGCT ATTCCAAACGTATTGGGATTCATCGTTGGTATCCTCCAAATGGTGTTCTATGTCATATACTACAAGAAAGAGGAAGTCATTGTTAAGGAGCACAAGTTTCCTGAGATACAAAATCATGTCATAATCTTACACAATGACAAGAATCTCCCAGAACTAACTGAAGAACAGATTATTGATATTGTGAAACTTGGTTCACTGATTTCATGTACAGAGATATTTAATGTCGCTTCATATCTGCATGAAAATGTAGCTGAAGCAGCTAAAGATCATAAGAAGTTGCCCAAGCTGCAAGCGGTGGAAATTAATCTGAGACTTAGCTAG